Genomic segment of Caproiciproducens sp. NJN-50:
GAAGAATCGACGCAGTCGTCATTGACGATTTTCCGGCAACCAAGTATGTTGGGAAGAATTCGGACAAAATTGAGAAACTGAACGATGCTCTTACCAATGAGCAGTATGCAATCGGCGTGAAAAAGGGAAACACGGCTTTATTGGATGTGATCAACGGCGTTTTAAAGGATATGGAGTCGAGCGGCGAACTGGACCAGATCGTTGAAAAGTATAAACAGGGCTAAAATCGATCCCTATCGCAAAAGTGACAAGTAAAAATGCAGGGCCGCGGAGCTGTTTCGCGCCCCTGCATATTTCTGTTTCCAGTGGGAGGATGTGCATGAACCTGCAGTTTTCTTGGATTCCGATGCCCTTGACCGCAGACACGGGCAACGGCATCGCACAGTTTTTTGTCAACTTATATTCGAATCTGTCCGACCAGTTTTATCAGTGCTTTATCTATCAGAACCGCTATCGTTACGTGACGGACGGCTTGAAAAACACCCTGATTATCACTTTCTTTGCCGTCCTGCTCGGCGTTGTGTTGGGGACCATCATTGCCCTGGTCAGGGTTGGCCATAGCAATAATCCGAAAAAGCTCAGGATCGCAAACAGTATTTGTGCGTTATATTTGACGCTGATTCGCGGGACGCCGGTTGTCGTTCAGCTGATGATTATGTATTATGTGATTCTGAGCCAGGCAAAGGTGAACGATATCACCGCGGCCATCCTGGCTTTTGGAATTAATTCAGGGGCTTATGTCGCAGAAGTGATCCGAAGCGGAATTCAATCGGTTGACAGAGGGCAGATTGAGGCGGGCCGTTCGCTTGGATTGAGTCAGCGTACGACCATGGTAAAAATCGTTTTTCCGCAGGCTTTGAAAAA
This window contains:
- a CDS encoding amino acid ABC transporter permease, whose protein sequence is MNLQFSWIPMPLTADTGNGIAQFFVNLYSNLSDQFYQCFIYQNRYRYVTDGLKNTLIITFFAVLLGVVLGTIIALVRVGHSNNPKKLRIANSICALYLTLIRGTPVVVQLMIMYYVILSQAKVNDITAAILAFGINSGAYVAEVIRSGIQSVDRGQIEAGRSLGLSQRTTMVKIVFPQALKNVLPAIGNEFIALLKETSVAGYIGIQDLTKSGDIIRSITYLAFTPLLTTAAVYLIVVIGLTAVLARLERRLHRSDNR